DNA sequence from the Candidatus Izemoplasmatales bacterium genome:
GATCATCGCCTCGTTCGGTACGACCTTCGCCTGGTTCACGGTGTCCAACACCGTCGAAGTCGGTCAGATGCAGATCAACGTCAAGACCGACACCTCGCTTCTCATCCGCGTCTACGACGGGGAGTTCGAGGGCGATCCCGCGCAGGATCTCCTCGACGAGGAGAGCCTGCTCGACGCGGCCACGTACCGGAACAACCTCGTTTCCACAGACATCACCGCCACTACCGAGTACTCCGGCCTCGCCGGCTACCGCCTCGGTCCGGTCACGGCCGCGAACGCCGCCTACGACGACCTCGACGGCCAGACCCTCAAGACCATGGACGTCATCACCAAGGCGCTCACGACCACGACCAATGCGAACTCGCCCACCGGCGACTTCGTCGAGCTGAAGTTCTGGCTCCTCTCCCAGGTGTCCAACAACACGATCTACCTGTCCGACCTGAACATCTCGGTCGAGGCGGCGACGAACGATCTGGACACCCAGGACAACGTCATCTACGCGGTCAACCTCGCCCTGTGGATGTCGCAGGAACTCGCCACCCCGGTCGTCAATCCGGCGCTGATCTTCAGCACCAACCCCGACTACGCATTCGCCTTCACGGCGGGCATGCGCGGCGCCGCCGACACACCCGACGAGCCGACGATCGCCGGACCGTACACGCTGACCGCCGGCCAGCGCAGCGGGCTGCTCGCGCAGCACTCGCTCTTCTACGGCCTCGATTCCGCCAGCATCTCCTCGTCGACGGCTCCGACACCCATCGCGGCACTCGACGCCGACACGCCGTCGCTGATCACCGTCCGCATCTACATCGAGGGCTGGGACGCCCAGACCACCAACGCCATCCTCGCATCCAAATTCAACATCTCGTTCAACTTCGAGATCATCGAATGAGTCGCATCCCGCATCCCCGCCCGATGAAGGCGGGGAGGCGGAACGACGGAAAGAAGGAACCTGCATGAACGCATTCAAGAAAAAGATCCTTCTCGCGGGAATGGTTGCGGTTTTCTCGTTCCTCACCATGATCGGCGCCACGTACGCCTGGTTCACGATCGGCATGGCATCGCAAGTCTCCGACATCCAGCTGAACGTCCAGACCGCCACATCGCTCATGATCATGATGGACGACGAGAACGGCGGCGGGTACAACATGGTGGACGACGAAACGTACCTGCTCAACCCCGCCAACTACGTCACGCTGCTTTCCAACGACAACATCCTCGCAGAATATCTATTCACCGACATCATCCTCGAGCCGGTCACGACCACCGACGGTCTCTCCATGATCCGTCAGGATCTCATTACCGCGGCATCCGCCAGCCCCGCCGTCCCGGGCCAGTACATCGAATTCTCGATGTGGATCCTGTCCCAGGACAAGGACGTGACGGTCGCAACAATGGAACTCGCGGTCGTCTCGAACGAGTCCAACACCGATCAGCAGGACGAGATCGTCAACGCCGTCCGCCTGTCCGTGAAATCGGCCGACATCGCGACGCCCGTGATCTATGGCTACGACAAGGATTACGATTACGAATACACGGACACAACGGTTATCCTCCCCGCAACGAAGACGGCACTCGAAGCTTTGCATGGCCTCTATTACGATGACACCGCTGTTGCGGACCAGTCCACGGACGATCTCGCACTCGCCGACACGATCCTTTCACTTACGGCCGACGTTCCCGAGAAAGTCACCGTCCGCATCTGGATCGAAGGCTGGGACTTCGATTCCAACAACAACGTCCTGAACGCCGACTTCAGTTTCTCCTTCGGTTTCATCGTCAAGGCCGTCCTCTAACGAAAAAACGCCCAAATCCCCGATATCCCGACACAACTTAGGCGCGATAACCTAAGTTGTGTTGTCTTCTCGGGGCGTTTTTTCCGAAACCGAGGATCCTCCCGCTGTGGATACGGTTTCGGAAAAGGCGCTCCCGTCGATCCTCCGACCGTCGCGCACGCCGAGATTTCGATGAAATTTCACATTTCGTGATGAAAATATCGAAAATATACTATATAATATAATTTAGCGTGTTAATCGATAGTATCGTGAGGAGTGTGTCTCAGGATGGAAAATCAGAAGAACAAGAAAAAAGGTCTCAATCTGGCGCTCAACATCGCCTTTTACGTGGTGCTTGGAGTGGTCGCGATCTATGCCCTCGTCGCCCTTTTCTCCGAACAGGAGTACAATTCGACGTCGGTTTTCGGGATTTCGTCCCTGTCCGTCCAATCCGCTTCCATGTCCGGGACGTTCGAGGAAGGCGACCTGATCTTCGTCAACACGAACGTGAATCCGGACGACCTCACCGTCGACGACGTCATCACCTACCGGATGACGATCGAGGTCGAAGGCGAGGAGTACACGATCTACAACTCGCATAGGATCGTCGAAGTCCTCTCGTATGACGACGGCGTGACCCACTGGTACCGGACCAAAGGCGACGCCAACGCCCTCGTCGACACCGATCTCGTCTTCGAGAACGACGTCTTCGGCATCTGGAACGGCGGAAAGCTTGCCGGTTTCGGCGCGTTCGTCGACGGCCTCGTCGGGTTCCTGAAGTCGCCGACCGGCTTCTTCATCTTCATCGTCCTGCCGTGCTTCTCCTTCCTCGTCTACGAGGTCGTGAAGTTCGTCAAGGTCGTCTCCGACTACAACGTCCAGAAGGCCGTCGGCGACAAGGACAAGATCCGCGAGGAAGCGCTCGCCGCCGCCCGCGCCGAGATCGAAGCGGAACGCAAGGCCCGGGAAGAAGCCGCCACCAAGAGCTGATCCGAACAGCTGCTGAACGCGCATCGACATGTCGGACAGGGAAGGAAGTGAGAACGCATGAACGAATTTTCGAGATTCTTCGTCGAACTGTACCGCTATCTCTGGGAAGACGTCAAGTACTTTTTCCGCGAAGCCGTCTGGAACGAGACGATCGTGAAATTCGTCGACAACCTGCGTTCGTACTTCTCGCTTCTAGAAACCGAGTCCGTCGACTTCACGCTGCTTTCCTGGATCATGGTCTTCGTGACCGCGATCCTGAACCTGTGCTTCTTCGCCTTCGTGATCGCCAAGATCGTCCTGATCTTCCGGCGCTATCTCGCGTTCCGCTCGATCGAGTTCGAGAAGAACGAGCTGATCGAGGAGATCGCCAACCTGAACGACAAGGTCGTCGCCCTGATCGACGAGAAGAACCAGATCCTGGCGATGAAGGTCTCCCAGCTCGGCATCAACGCCACCACCGGGCAGGCCGCCGAACGGATCGTCGCCGGGCCGGTTCCCGGCCGTTCGTTCGTCGCTCCCGCCGTCGGCTACGCCACCGCTCCGGCGATGGCGATGGGGGGTCCGGGCGTGGTCGCCGCCGCCGGATCCCCGGCCGCCGTCTCCGAGACGGCCAGGGCCGCGACCCCGCCGCCGTCGACCGAGCCGGTCGGACCTTCGCGCTTCGTCAAGCTGATCCAGGTCGACAAGGACTACGCCGGCAAGGACACGCACATCTACATGGAGGAGACGGACCAGGTCACGCTGCCCGAACTCGTGACGCGCTTCGTCAACTTCGCCGCCTCGGCCCTCAAACTCTATTACACCCCGCGCATGGTCTCCAACTTCTTCGCCGGCATGGCCG
Encoded proteins:
- a CDS encoding signal peptidase I; this encodes MENQKNKKKGLNLALNIAFYVVLGVVAIYALVALFSEQEYNSTSVFGISSLSVQSASMSGTFEEGDLIFVNTNVNPDDLTVDDVITYRMTIEVEGEEYTIYNSHRIVEVLSYDDGVTHWYRTKGDANALVDTDLVFENDVFGIWNGGKLAGFGAFVDGLVGFLKSPTGFFIFIVLPCFSFLVYEVVKFVKVVSDYNVQKAVGDKDKIREEALAAARAEIEAERKAREEAATKS